The following are encoded together in the Salinibacter grassmerensis genome:
- a CDS encoding S41 family peptidase — MKRLSKYHILPAVLLIAFGAVLGVQIDTYLTDEDLGTQLDKMRQALVVMNKEYVDPLDAGDVAEEGIEGMIGSLDPHSTYIPADRAEDVKDQYQGSFGGIGIVFEVPNDTARVISPVAGGPSEEMGVMAGDRIVGIEDSSAVGLSSNEIQNSLKGEIGTEVRITVYRPTMDDRLDFTLTREEIETQSVRSPYMVDDQTGYINITRFTMKTHDEFRKAASTLLNQGMERLVLDLRGNPGGVMRSSWQIANEMLGEEMTIVETKGRSEQMNRTISARPGGMIADQPVIVLVNRGSASASEILSGALQDHDRAFIVGRRTFGKGLIQKQFDLGDKSVLQMTVGRYYTPVGRLIQSPYERGNRENYYQEKFSTINQATYHLNEYRESIPDSLAYQTDHGRTVFGGGGILPDYVVQPDTTALTHLVQSGLDYAFARKWFTQNETDLRGTWQDRPEEFQSSFEPSEEMVDSFWSFAEENGVEITENPDSVDTAERVYAAQTAQEEREFVATRVKGYLARLIYGRGVARPILNRADPIFQEAMSLWPSSQDLAAYHSKTAAPGIRQN; from the coding sequence ATGAAGCGTCTCAGCAAGTACCACATTCTTCCGGCCGTTCTCCTCATTGCCTTCGGGGCGGTGCTCGGCGTGCAGATTGACACCTATCTGACCGACGAAGATCTGGGCACGCAACTCGATAAGATGCGGCAGGCCCTCGTCGTCATGAACAAGGAGTACGTGGACCCGCTGGATGCGGGCGACGTGGCGGAGGAAGGCATTGAGGGAATGATCGGTAGCCTGGACCCACACTCCACATACATTCCCGCCGACCGGGCCGAAGACGTGAAGGACCAATATCAGGGCTCGTTTGGGGGCATCGGGATCGTCTTCGAGGTGCCGAATGACACGGCGCGCGTCATCTCGCCGGTAGCGGGGGGGCCCAGCGAGGAAATGGGTGTGATGGCCGGCGACCGCATCGTCGGCATCGAAGACTCGTCTGCCGTTGGGCTCTCCTCCAACGAAATTCAGAATAGTCTCAAGGGGGAGATTGGGACGGAGGTACGGATTACCGTGTACCGGCCCACGATGGACGATCGTCTCGACTTCACCCTCACGCGGGAAGAGATCGAGACGCAGTCCGTGCGGTCGCCGTACATGGTCGATGACCAGACCGGGTACATCAACATCACCCGGTTCACCATGAAAACCCACGACGAATTCCGAAAGGCAGCGTCGACGTTGCTCAACCAGGGCATGGAGCGGCTCGTCCTCGACCTTCGGGGCAACCCGGGCGGTGTCATGCGCTCCTCCTGGCAGATTGCGAACGAGATGCTGGGGGAGGAGATGACAATCGTGGAGACGAAGGGCCGGAGTGAGCAGATGAACCGGACCATTTCGGCCCGGCCCGGGGGCATGATCGCGGATCAGCCCGTTATCGTTCTCGTGAACCGCGGGTCGGCGTCGGCAAGTGAGATCCTGAGTGGGGCCCTGCAGGACCACGACCGGGCCTTTATCGTGGGCCGGCGCACGTTCGGCAAGGGGCTGATCCAGAAGCAGTTTGACCTCGGCGACAAGAGCGTGCTGCAGATGACGGTGGGCCGGTACTACACGCCGGTGGGCCGTCTCATCCAGTCGCCTTACGAGCGGGGCAATCGGGAGAACTACTATCAGGAAAAGTTCTCCACGATCAACCAAGCGACCTATCATCTCAACGAGTACCGCGAGAGCATTCCGGACTCGCTAGCGTATCAGACTGACCACGGCCGGACGGTGTTTGGCGGCGGTGGCATTCTCCCGGACTACGTGGTACAGCCGGACACCACGGCGCTGACCCACCTCGTGCAGAGTGGGCTCGACTATGCCTTTGCGCGCAAGTGGTTCACGCAGAACGAGACTGACCTTCGGGGGACGTGGCAGGACCGCCCCGAAGAATTCCAGTCCTCCTTCGAGCCGTCCGAGGAGATGGTCGACTCCTTCTGGTCGTTCGCGGAGGAAAATGGCGTCGAGATCACGGAGAATCCGGACTCGGTCGACACTGCGGAGCGCGTTTACGCAGCACAGACGGCCCAAGAAGAGCGGGAGTTTGTCGCCACCCGGGTGAAGGGCTACCTGGCGCGTCTGATATACGGACGTGGGGTGGCACGGCCCATCCTGAACCGGGCCGACCCGATCTTCCAAGAAGCCATGTCGCTGTGGCCGTCCTCTCAGGACCTGGCGGCCTACCACTCGAAGACGGCCGCGCCGGGGATCCGGCAGAACTAG
- a CDS encoding protein-L-isoaspartate(D-aspartate) O-methyltransferase, with amino-acid sequence MAATPSDDRKYRHQRERLVETLRERGIHDERVLSAVGAVARHAFVDAALRDRAYADEALPIGLNQTISQPFTVAYQTALLGVQPDDRILEVGTGSGFQAAVLCEMGARVFSIERHEDLLRRARSVLDELGYDARTQHGDGTKGWPAFGPYDGIVVTAGASEIPAPLLHQLREPSGEDDGSGGRLVIPIGGRGGQTMTRITRTGSGPHDYQREEFHSFRFVPLVDEDEKSG; translated from the coding sequence ATGGCCGCCACTCCATCGGACGACCGGAAATACCGCCACCAGCGTGAGCGGCTCGTCGAGACCCTGCGCGAACGGGGCATTCACGACGAACGAGTCCTGTCGGCAGTCGGGGCAGTGGCCCGTCATGCCTTTGTGGACGCGGCCCTCCGGGACCGGGCCTATGCCGACGAAGCCCTCCCGATTGGGCTCAATCAGACCATCTCCCAGCCCTTCACGGTGGCGTACCAGACCGCGTTGCTGGGCGTGCAGCCGGACGACCGCATCCTGGAGGTGGGCACGGGCAGTGGGTTTCAGGCCGCCGTGCTATGCGAGATGGGTGCGCGGGTCTTCTCAATCGAGCGCCACGAAGACCTTCTTCGGCGGGCCCGCTCCGTGCTCGACGAGCTCGGCTACGACGCACGGACGCAGCACGGGGACGGAACGAAGGGGTGGCCCGCCTTCGGGCCGTACGATGGAATCGTGGTGACCGCGGGGGCGTCCGAGATTCCCGCCCCGCTCCTACACCAGCTCCGCGAGCCGTCCGGCGAGGACGACGGCTCGGGGGGGCGTCTCGTAATCCCGATCGGGGGGCGCGGAGGACAGACCATGACGCGCATCACCCGAACCGGCTCGGGCCCGCATGACTACCAGCGAGAGGAATTTCACTCGTTCCGCTTCGTGCCGCTGGTCGACGAGGACGAGAAGAGCGGGTGA